A genomic window from Sphingobacterium spiritivorum includes:
- a CDS encoding acyltransferase family protein, producing the protein MFNSPAGLATSKRHYAILDGLRGVAALVIVIFHFLEWIYSDFSDNIVGHGYLAVDFFFCLSGFVIGYAYDDRINQMGLKQFFISRAIRLHPLVILGGILGLLGYFFDPFTGPEEVLSTSRMILIIVFTLVLIPFPVMKDKVYNMFGLNAPAWSLFWEYIANIVYALFLSRIRRTFLILLTVVAAGVLCYVSYTAGGLSGGWGKGNFWEGGARIAYSFLAGLLIHRSKWILHSKLGFASLSILLILPFMMPFTSWNWLAESLVVLLYFPLLVSLGAGAFLSPSLQKICNFSGQISYPIYMTHYWGIWVFAHYYTQYKPSTEQLFYIIPLCVILLVLFAYLTMIIYDIPVRRYLSRIMRK; encoded by the coding sequence ATGTTTAATTCTCCTGCAGGTTTAGCCACTTCAAAAAGACATTACGCCATATTGGACGGACTTAGAGGTGTGGCCGCACTGGTCATCGTGATCTTCCATTTTCTGGAATGGATCTACAGCGATTTTAGTGATAATATAGTAGGACACGGCTATCTGGCTGTAGATTTCTTCTTTTGCTTGTCCGGTTTTGTAATAGGCTATGCTTATGATGATCGTATTAATCAAATGGGACTTAAGCAGTTTTTTATTTCCAGAGCTATACGTCTGCATCCTTTAGTGATTCTGGGTGGTATACTGGGTCTGTTAGGCTATTTCTTTGATCCTTTTACCGGACCTGAAGAAGTTCTTTCTACCAGTCGCATGATCCTCATTATAGTCTTCACTCTGGTTCTTATCCCGTTTCCGGTAATGAAAGATAAGGTGTATAACATGTTTGGACTGAATGCTCCGGCATGGTCTCTCTTTTGGGAATATATAGCTAACATTGTATATGCTTTATTTCTGTCCCGCATCAGACGAACATTCCTTATCCTGTTAACCGTTGTGGCAGCAGGTGTTTTATGTTATGTCAGTTATACCGCTGGTGGCCTTTCCGGCGGATGGGGAAAAGGAAATTTTTGGGAAGGCGGCGCACGCATTGCCTATTCCTTTCTTGCAGGTTTACTTATTCATCGTTCCAAATGGATTCTACATTCCAAACTAGGCTTTGCAAGTCTTAGTATTTTGCTGATATTGCCATTTATGATGCCGTTCACCTCATGGAACTGGCTGGCAGAATCTCTGGTTGTACTTTTATATTTCCCCTTGCTTGTTTCTCTGGGCGCAGGGGCATTTCTTTCACCTTCCTTACAAAAGATCTGTAATTTTTCGGGACAGATATCCTATCCGATCTATATGACTCATTATTGGGGAATATGGGTGTTTGCTCACTATTATACGCAATACAAGCCGAGTACAGAGCAGCTTTTTTATATCATACCGCTATGTGTTATACTATTGGTATTATTTGCGTACCTGACAATGATTATATACGACATTCCTGTACGAAGATATTTAAGCCGCATAATGCGTAAATAG